From the genome of Dickeya aquatica, one region includes:
- a CDS encoding winged helix-turn-helix transcriptional regulator: protein MLKSCSAPFSHANCPSRFLLEQIADKWSVLVLGALCAKPLRFNEIKRSLEGITQKALTQCLRKLERNGIVARRVLTLSPIAVEYHITPLGHTLKEPFQALYRWTVEYLPEVAKAREAFDNRQEEPLLPAIADTRVRDAAC, encoded by the coding sequence ATGCTGAAATCTTGCTCTGCGCCCTTTTCTCATGCCAACTGCCCTAGCCGGTTTTTACTCGAACAGATCGCCGATAAATGGTCAGTGCTGGTGCTCGGCGCTCTGTGCGCAAAACCGCTGCGTTTTAACGAAATCAAACGCAGTCTCGAAGGTATTACCCAAAAAGCCCTGACGCAATGCCTGAGGAAGCTGGAGCGTAATGGTATTGTCGCACGCCGGGTACTGACCCTCTCGCCGATAGCGGTGGAATATCACATCACACCGCTCGGCCACACCCTCAAAGAGCCGTTTCAGGCGCTCTACCGCTGGACGGTGGAATACTTACCGGAGGTGGCGAAGGCGCGCGAAGCCTTTGATAACCGTCAGGAAGAACCCTTGCTGCCTGCAATAGCCGACACGCGCGTGCGAGATGCCGCCTGCTGA
- a CDS encoding NAD(P)/FAD-dependent oxidoreductase, with amino-acid sequence MNINALPLDANINGWSAMLPPRAARPALRRKITVDWLIIGAGYAGLAFARRVAENRPHEQVVVLDARDVDNSASARNSGFAIDLPHNIGSSTAELEKAANYRRLLHTGLEQLQTLIDRYGIACDWQQQGKYHCIVRPERQDLLAHYAHELEALSEPYQLLQGQALARKLGTPYYHAAIYTPHCVLLNPAALVRGLADNLPDNVTLYEDTPALAIHPGQPIRVTTPYGEVSARQVMVATNGCARQLPMFAHQVVGLSTFATLTEPLTPEQQQRIGELDPWGMTPANAIAGATLRYTRDGRFLIRQHVTYAPGYTVTSRLTADITRQHQALFLSRFPQLADLPIAHSWSGMIGVTRNGAPGWGKFADNLYAAVGCNGAGISKQTVAGSTLADLACGVDNALITEMQSLGKPNRIPPRPLLDMGIRASILKERWLGRHEY; translated from the coding sequence GTGAACATCAACGCATTACCGCTGGACGCCAATATCAATGGCTGGTCAGCGATGTTACCGCCGCGCGCGGCCCGGCCTGCATTACGCCGGAAAATCACGGTGGATTGGTTAATCATCGGTGCGGGGTATGCCGGTTTGGCATTTGCACGCCGGGTGGCGGAAAACCGGCCGCATGAACAGGTGGTGGTGCTGGATGCCCGCGACGTGGATAACAGCGCGTCGGCCCGTAATTCCGGGTTTGCCATCGACCTGCCGCACAATATTGGCAGCTCAACGGCTGAACTGGAGAAGGCTGCCAATTACCGGCGCTTGTTGCACACCGGCCTTGAGCAACTGCAAACCCTCATCGACCGTTACGGTATTGCGTGCGACTGGCAGCAGCAGGGCAAATACCACTGTATTGTGCGTCCTGAACGTCAGGATCTGCTGGCGCATTATGCCCATGAATTAGAGGCGTTGTCTGAGCCGTACCAGTTGTTGCAGGGTCAGGCGCTGGCCCGCAAGTTAGGCACACCCTACTATCACGCCGCTATCTATACGCCCCACTGTGTGTTGCTGAATCCGGCGGCGCTGGTGCGTGGGCTGGCGGATAACCTGCCGGATAACGTGACGCTCTATGAAGACACCCCTGCGCTGGCCATTCATCCCGGTCAGCCCATTCGGGTTACAACCCCTTATGGGGAAGTCAGTGCGCGTCAGGTGATGGTGGCAACCAACGGCTGCGCCCGGCAGTTGCCGATGTTTGCCCATCAGGTTGTCGGGCTGTCAACGTTTGCGACCTTAACTGAGCCGCTGACGCCGGAACAGCAGCAGCGTATCGGCGAGCTTGACCCGTGGGGCATGACGCCTGCCAATGCGATTGCGGGCGCGACGTTGCGTTACACGCGCGACGGTCGCTTTCTGATTCGCCAGCATGTGACCTATGCGCCAGGTTACACCGTCACGTCTCGTTTAACGGCCGACATCACGCGTCAGCATCAGGCTCTTTTTCTGTCGCGCTTTCCACAACTGGCTGACCTACCCATTGCCCACAGTTGGTCTGGCATGATTGGCGTGACGCGCAATGGCGCACCGGGATGGGGGAAATTTGCCGATAACCTGTATGCGGCGGTGGGATGCAACGGCGCGGGCATTTCCAAGCAAACGGTGGCGGGCAGCACCCTGGCGGATTTGGCGTGCGGCGTGGATAACGCCCTGATAACCGAGATGCAGTCCCTTGGTAAACCGAACAGGATCCCGCCGCGCCCGTTGCTGGATATGGGCATTCGCGCCAGCATTCTTAAAGAACGCTGGCTGGGCCGCCATGAATATTGA
- the cueO gene encoding multicopper oxidase CueO has translation MQRREFIKLAAILGSASVFPWWSSFSWAGMQPALPIPPRLVPDASGNIALTLQTGSMRWVENAPTTTWGINGGFLGPALQLEQGQSVTVTVTNTLAEAATLHWHGLEVPGEADGGPQALIEPGARWTTSFRVEQPAATAWFHPHTHGVTGRQVAMGLGGLILIQDAASRALPLPSQWGVDDIPVILQDKHLGSDGQIDYQLDVMSAAVGWFGELMLTNGVRYPQHQAPRGWLRLRLLNGCNARSLNMAASDGRTLYVIGSDGGLLAEPVALTSLTILMGERFEVMVDARDGNAFDLVALPVTQMGMMLPPFDKPLPLLRIQPTLSPTAGALPTTLATLPALPATTGLKTRQLQLSMDPQLDRLGMQALMQRYGMQAMAGMNMSHGNMAMTHQSMDHSSMNHSGMQHGEMADNHSGAPMDHGQMTHGNPSQPEPLLMSGNRINNAAFQMGQPMFDVKRGEPEIWRISGQGDMMLHPFHIHGTRFRILSENGKPPAPHRRGWKDIVHVEGADSEVLVQFNHLAPRERAFMAHCHLLEHEDTGMMMAFTVS, from the coding sequence ATGCAGCGTCGAGAATTTATCAAGCTGGCCGCCATATTGGGCTCTGCCAGTGTCTTTCCCTGGTGGAGTTCCTTCTCTTGGGCGGGCATGCAGCCTGCCTTACCGATCCCGCCGCGTCTGGTGCCAGATGCCAGCGGGAACATCGCGTTGACATTACAGACAGGCAGCATGCGCTGGGTGGAGAACGCACCGACCACCACCTGGGGTATTAACGGCGGCTTCCTTGGGCCTGCGCTGCAATTAGAGCAAGGGCAGTCGGTCACGGTCACGGTCACCAATACCTTGGCTGAAGCTGCCACGTTGCACTGGCATGGGCTGGAGGTGCCGGGGGAGGCAGACGGCGGCCCGCAGGCGCTGATTGAGCCGGGCGCGCGCTGGACAACCTCGTTTCGCGTGGAGCAACCGGCCGCCACCGCATGGTTTCATCCCCACACTCACGGCGTGACCGGACGGCAGGTGGCGATGGGTCTTGGCGGGCTTATCCTGATTCAGGATGCTGCCAGCCGGGCGCTGCCGCTGCCTTCACAGTGGGGTGTTGATGATATTCCGGTGATTTTGCAAGACAAACATCTGGGCAGCGATGGCCAGATTGACTATCAACTCGATGTGATGTCAGCGGCGGTGGGCTGGTTTGGCGAGCTGATGCTGACCAATGGTGTGCGTTACCCGCAGCATCAGGCCCCGCGTGGATGGCTACGGCTGCGACTGCTTAACGGCTGTAACGCCCGTTCGCTGAACATGGCAGCCAGCGATGGCCGCACACTGTATGTGATTGGCAGTGATGGCGGGCTGTTAGCCGAGCCGGTTGCACTGACCAGCCTGACCATTCTGATGGGCGAGCGCTTTGAGGTGATGGTGGATGCCCGTGATGGCAACGCCTTTGATCTGGTAGCATTGCCGGTTACCCAAATGGGCATGATGCTACCGCCGTTTGATAAACCGCTGCCGCTACTGCGCATTCAACCCACGCTGTCGCCTACAGCGGGCGCGCTACCGACCACATTGGCGACGTTACCGGCACTGCCTGCCACAACCGGTCTGAAAACCCGGCAATTGCAATTATCGATGGACCCGCAACTCGACAGGTTAGGGATGCAGGCGTTGATGCAACGTTACGGCATGCAGGCGATGGCGGGTATGAACATGTCGCATGGCAACATGGCAATGACGCATCAGAGCATGGATCACAGCAGTATGAACCACAGCGGTATGCAGCATGGCGAGATGGCGGATAACCACAGCGGCGCACCGATGGATCATGGGCAAATGACACATGGCAACCCGAGCCAGCCTGAGCCATTACTCATGTCAGGCAATCGAATCAATAACGCGGCATTCCAGATGGGGCAGCCAATGTTTGATGTTAAACGCGGTGAGCCGGAAATCTGGCGCATTTCCGGGCAGGGCGACATGATGCTGCACCCGTTCCATATTCACGGCACCCGGTTTCGTATTTTGTCAGAGAACGGTAAACCCCCTGCGCCGCACCGCCGTGGCTGGAAAGACATCGTGCATGTCGAAGGTGCAGACAGCGAGGTGTTAGTGCAGTTTAACCATCTGGCTCCGCGCGAGCGGGCATTCATGGCGCATTGCCATCTGCTCGAGCACGAAGACACTGGCATGATGATGGCATTTACGGTGTCTTAA